Below is a window of Deltaproteobacteria bacterium HGW-Deltaproteobacteria-2 DNA.
CAAAGACATTACTCCCACCTCTGCTGTAATGCCTTTTTTCTGCAGGTCATCATCATACATAAGCGCAAGCCCCAAAGCACCGCCTGTTACTACTCCGCAGGTCGAACCGCTTGCCACGACACCACCTTCCAGTCCTGTGACGGCTTTCAGCACACGGTCTTCTCGCTTGTCTATCATATCCTGTAAAACTTCCTGAGAAGCCAGTGCGCAATTCAAATCTTTTAATAGGCAAAAAGAGCCTCTCCATCCCCAATACCCTTCCCTTTTTTCTACAGGCTTATTCATTAAATACCTCCAAACATTTCGCCTGGTGCAATTATAATACAGATTGGAGCTACTTCATCTTTGATTTTATTTTGATGGTTTTTCCGGCAACCATGAAGTCCTCTTTCCCTTGATGATGAATCGTTAGAGGTTCTTTCACGGCGGGATCAATCCAGGCCTTAACAACTTCAACGACAAAGAAACAGTATTTCTTGACCATGCTTGTGTCCACTACCCGACATTCAAAATTCGCGTAACATTCATCAATGAGCGGCGCTTTGACCTTTGCGGCAGGCTTGGGTGTGAGATTAAATATTTTGAACTTGTCTAGCTTAGCTCCGGATATATTGCCGCAGCCAACGACTTTTTCAGCTATGTTAACAGTAGGAATGTTAATCACACATTCTTTGATCGCCGTAAGCGGTCCGAAGGAATAATTTTGATCACTCATGACGAAGCCAATCAGCGGCGGTTCAAACTCCATCATCGTGTGCCAGGACATCGGCATGACATTCATCTTGCTAGCCCATGCAGTCGTGACCATGACAACCGGCCCCGACTCCAGCAGGCTGTATACTTTGGAAAGAGGAAGTGATTTCTTTGCCATTTTTAAAAACCTCCTTTCAATAGCGATTAAGATTTACAATCATTTTCCGTCTTTTTTGCCTTTTAACATATGTCGTTTACTCGGTGAATCCCCTGTCTTTCATCTGTTGGGCTTTCAGGAAAAGCGCCATGCCCGTTTTCATTTTCCTGAATCCCAATGTCTGATAAAATTCTTCCTTTCCCGGTGATGCATATAAAATAAAATTACAACTAGAAAGCTTATCCATAATCGTCTTTATGATGAGTGCCCCGATGCCCTGGGCCTGATATTCAGGAATGACCGCGACATCATAGATCGCCGCTTGAAAAACACCGTCGGAAATCGCCCGTCCGAAACCGATCAATTGATCTTCCCGATAGATAAACACGGAAACCTGACTATTCTCAAATGCTTTTTTGTGCGCGGCAGGTTCCGCATAAGCCATGCCCACGCGTTTCAGTGTTTCGGCTACAAACTGCCAATTAACATCCGCACAATCCAGTTTAATGTCCAATTCCATCAGAAATCT
It encodes the following:
- a CDS encoding flavin reductase; translated protein: MAKKSLPLSKVYSLLESGPVVMVTTAWASKMNVMPMSWHTMMEFEPPLIGFVMSDQNYSFGPLTAIKECVINIPTVNIAEKVVGCGNISGAKLDKFKIFNLTPKPAAKVKAPLIDECYANFECRVVDTSMVKKYCFFVVEVVKAWIDPAVKEPLTIHHQGKEDFMVAGKTIKIKSKMK
- a CDS encoding GNAT family N-acetyltransferase, giving the protein MELDIKLDCADVNWQFVAETLKRVGMAYAEPAAHKKAFENSQVSVFIYREDQLIGFGRAISDGVFQAAIYDVAVIPEYQAQGIGALIIKTIMDKLSSCNFILYASPGKEEFYQTLGFRKMKTGMALFLKAQQMKDRGFTE